From Salvelinus namaycush isolate Seneca chromosome 2, SaNama_1.0, whole genome shotgun sequence, one genomic window encodes:
- the slc2a10 gene encoding solute carrier family 2, facilitated glucose transporter member 10, with product MATGCSTLALSSVVSTLGGLVFGYELGIISGALLQLQAEFRLTCVQQEAVVSALLIGALLASLVGGWLIDRYGRRNSILHSNVLILAGSLILVSNSYLALVVGRITVGFAMCISSMSCCIFVSEMVTPKHRGFLVTLYEVGITVGILGAYAVNYILSDARQGWKYMFGLAIVPTLAQFVSIWFLPSNAGTPAVGQRAGAQSQRGLIHSIENHKVENSAHVSNILDNPQYSFLHLFQQKDNMRTRTTIALGLVIFQQFTGQPNVLFYSSTIFHSVGFKSNASAVLASLGLGVVKVIATLVSMVFADRVGRRPLLIGGCTVMSVCLITIGLLSGRSVVNTKTPCNAGDYVNNSTPLLQLTVENQSSFDISVSQRLGLLDRTEVRHIAYDAERSLGTLMPVASPAVHNGVVNWIILLCMMAVVSAYSIGFGPMTWLILSEIFPAAVRGRAFAFTNCFNWAANLIVTFSFLNVINVIGLSGTFLSYGLIGVGAVVFFYFMLPETKGKSLEQIDRELCLKRVHNSEECCNILSRRIASPGYQRVHIVSSATQC from the exons ATGGCAACAG GTTGCTCAACCCTGGCCCTCTCCAGTGTGGTATCCACGCTTGGTGGCCTGGTCTTTGGCTACGAGCTGGGGATTATCTCCGGGGCTCTCCTCCAGCTCCAGGCCGAGTTCCGGCTCACTTGTGTCCAGCAGGAGGCTGTGGTCAGTGCCCTTCTGATCGGGGCCTTGCTGGCCTCCCTGGTCGGTGGGTGGCTGATCGACCGCTACGGCCGGAGGAACTCTATCCTCCACAGCAACGTCCTCATCCTGGCCGGGAGTTTGATTCTGGTCAGCAACTCTTACTTGGCACTGGTGGTGGGCAGAATCACAGTGGGCTTCGCCATGTGCATCTCCTCCATGTCCTGCTGTATCTTTGTATCGGAGATGGTCACCCCCAAGCACAGAGGTTTTTTGGTGACTCTGTACGAAGTTGGTATCACCGTGGGCATCCTGGGAGCTTACGCCGTAAACTATATCCTGTCGGATGCCAGGCAGGGATGGAAGTATATGTTTGGGTTAGCCATCGTGCCTACTTTGGCTCAGTTTGTCTCCATTTGGTTTCTCCCGTCCAATGCCGGAACACCTGCAGTAGGCCAAAGGGCAGGTGCTCAAAGCCAAAGAGGTCTTATTCACTCCATTGAGAATCACAAAGTCGAGAATTCGGCACATGTTTCCAACATACTCGATAACCCACAGTACAGCTTTCTGCACCTCTTTCAACAGAAGGACAACATGAGGACTAGGACTACCATTGCGCTAGGCTTGGTGATCTTTCAACAGTTCACAGGTCAGCCCAATGTGCTCTTCTACTCCTCAACCATCTTTCATTCAGTGGGCTTCAAGAGCAATGCCTCGGCAGTGCTGGCGTCCTTGGGCTTGGGGGTAGTCAAGGTGATCGCCACCTTGGTCTCCATGGTGTTTGCCGATAGGGTTGGCAGGAGGCCTCTGCTCATTGGTGGATGTAcagtaatgtctgtgtgtttgatcACCATAGGACTTTTGAGCGGGCGTTCAGTGGTCAACACCAAGACACCCTGTAATGCTGGGGATTATGTCAATAACAGCACACCCCTATTACAGCTAACGGTGGAAAATCAATCAAGCTTTGACATTTCTGTCAGTCAACGCCTTGGACTTCTCGATAGGACCGAAGTAAGGCATATCGCTTATGATGCTGAGAGATCCTTAGGTACTTTGATGCCAGTGGCTTCTCCAGCTGTCCACAATGGAGTGGTTAACTGGATCATTTTACTCTGCATGATGGCAGTCGTCAGTGCATACTCAATTGGATTTGGACCAA TGACCTGGCTCATTTTGAGTGAAATATTTCCTGCTGCGGTCAGAGGGAGAGCGTTTGCCTTCACTAACTGCTTCAACTGGGCTGCCAACTTAATTGTCACATTCTCCTTCTTGAATGTCATCA ATGTGATTGGTTTGTCTGGGACATTCCTTTCTTATGGGCTGATTGGAGTGGGAGCGGTGGTGTTCTTTTACTTCATGTTACCAGAAACCAAAGGGAAATCACTGGAGCAAATAGACAGGGAGCTCTGTTTGAAAAG GGTACACAACAGTGAAGAATGCTGTAACATCCTTAGCAGGAGAATTGCCTCCCCCGGGTATCAAAGAGTGCACATTGTTAGCTCAGCAACCCAATGTTGA